In one Streptomyces venezuelae genomic region, the following are encoded:
- a CDS encoding LysR family transcriptional regulator: MDPHLLRTYVTVARLASFSEAARELGYTQSAVSQHIAALEQDLGAALLTRRPVAPTPAGARLLEHAGPLLLRLDAARAEVVRMAAAPEQGLTLAATSTALTPRTVRALPAAGVTLAVLPRDEVPGAVATGAADLGLVDGLAAPSDPLRLPDVAPLGVRGLGEEPVAVLLTEDHPLARRRGLRLGDLVDARWIDAPDTGLPLAQLRAASGTSGFRPALRYDGTDLRTLTALVAAGHGLALLPRWVAEESRGTVAVPLTTPRVVHRTELLHTGTLRGPARTLTAQLDITRS; encoded by the coding sequence ATGGACCCGCACCTCCTGCGCACGTACGTGACGGTCGCCCGCCTCGCCTCCTTCTCCGAGGCTGCCCGCGAGCTCGGCTACACCCAGTCCGCCGTCTCCCAGCACATCGCCGCCCTGGAGCAGGACCTCGGCGCGGCCCTGCTCACCCGCCGACCGGTGGCCCCCACCCCGGCGGGCGCCCGTCTCCTGGAGCACGCGGGCCCACTGCTGCTGCGCCTGGACGCGGCCCGCGCGGAGGTCGTCCGCATGGCGGCCGCGCCCGAGCAGGGGCTGACGCTCGCGGCCACGTCGACCGCGCTGACACCGCGTACGGTGCGTGCGCTCCCCGCGGCGGGCGTCACCCTCGCCGTGCTGCCGCGCGACGAGGTCCCCGGGGCCGTCGCGACGGGCGCCGCCGACCTCGGCCTGGTCGACGGACTCGCGGCGCCCAGCGACCCCCTGCGCCTGCCGGACGTCGCCCCGCTGGGCGTGCGGGGCCTCGGTGAGGAACCCGTGGCCGTGCTCCTCACCGAGGACCACCCGCTGGCCCGCCGCAGGGGTCTGCGCCTCGGTGACCTGGTGGACGCCCGCTGGATCGACGCCCCCGACACGGGGCTGCCGCTGGCCCAACTCCGCGCCGCGTCCGGCACGTCGGGCTTCCGCCCCGCCCTGCGCTACGACGGCACGGACCTGCGCACCCTCACCGCGCTGGTCGCCGCGGGCCACGGCCTCGCCCTGCTGCCGCGGTGGGTGGCGGAGGAGTCACGGGGCACCGTCGCCGTACCCCTGACGACACCCCGCGTCGTCCACCGCACGGAACTCCTCCACACCGGCACGCTCCGAGGCCCCGCCCGAACGCTGACCGCTCAGCTGGACATCACCCGTTCGTGA
- a CDS encoding glutamine amidotransferase-related protein, which translates to MTTDTRAARLALVGDRSPNVTSHTRIPLLLDALAAQDRLVLDAYWIPTEDAEEPDAVRGFDAVWVVPGSPYRSEAGALAAIRAAREDGVPFLGTCGGFQHTLLEYARNVCGLTDVAHAENDPDADDLLLTPLACSLVGHEGTVTIAEGSLAESVVGARRSIERYHCSYGPTAHLDTLRAHGLRFSGEDEEGQVRMAELPGHPFFLASLFQPELSGDGSRPHPIVRALARAAVRHAGVAA; encoded by the coding sequence ATGACCACAGACACCCGCGCCGCCCGCCTCGCCCTCGTCGGCGACCGCTCCCCCAACGTCACCTCCCACACCCGGATCCCGCTCCTCCTGGACGCCCTCGCCGCCCAGGACCGCCTCGTCCTCGACGCGTACTGGATCCCGACCGAGGACGCCGAGGAGCCGGACGCCGTGCGCGGCTTCGACGCCGTGTGGGTGGTGCCGGGCAGCCCCTACCGCAGCGAGGCCGGGGCGCTCGCCGCGATCCGCGCGGCGCGCGAGGACGGCGTGCCGTTCCTCGGTACGTGCGGCGGCTTCCAGCACACGCTCCTGGAGTACGCCCGGAACGTGTGCGGCCTGACCGACGTCGCCCACGCCGAGAACGATCCCGACGCCGACGACCTGCTCCTCACCCCGCTCGCCTGCTCGCTGGTCGGCCACGAGGGCACGGTGACCATCGCGGAGGGCTCGCTCGCCGAGTCCGTCGTGGGCGCCCGCAGGTCGATCGAGCGCTACCACTGCTCGTACGGCCCCACCGCCCACCTCGACACGCTGCGCGCGCACGGCCTGCGGTTCTCCGGTGAGGACGAGGAGGGCCAGGTGCGGATGGCCGAACTCCCCGGCCACCCCTTCTTCCTGGCCTCCCTCTTCCAGCCGGAGCTGTCCGGCGACGGCTCGCGGCCGCACCCGATCGTGCGGGCCCTGGCACGAGCCGCCGTCCGGCACGCGGGCGTGGCCGCGTGA
- the phsA gene encoding O-aminophenol oxidase PhsA, with the protein MTDIIERGTEESPDAEVAGREGVGPEAAGAEPAGTGAADGELAPFVSPLTVPPVLRPASADVPEETEIALRPTWVRLHPQLPPTLMWGYDGSVPGPTIEVRRGQRVRIAWTNRIPQGEYPVTAVEAPRGDPQKDPPPNTLPGRGGIEPNKDVAALPAWSVTHLHGAQTGGGNDGWADNAVGYGDAQLSEYPNDHQAVQWWYHDHAMNITRWNVMAGLYGTYLVRDDEEDALQLPCGEREIPLLIADRNLDTDEGDGRLNGRLLHKTTIVDPKNAETGKPVTLPFSGPYTTVNGRIWPYADVDPAWYRFRLVNASNARIYDLVLVDEDNNPVRGVLHQIGSDGGLLPRPVPVDFEGALPTLTVAPAERMDLLIDFRELAGQRLRLVNKGRAQPPGVPDVANDVRYPQVMEFRVGECAEPDTFELPEVLSGSFRPLTHDIAHGHRLIVLTPPATKGGGGHPEIWEMAEVEKPGDVQVPTEGIIQLRGDDGKVKTYRRIARTFNDGLGITIAEGSHEQWTFLNLAANPPVLHPMHIHLADFQLLGRDTCDVSGFDVTIGGTRAPIAVDPRRPAPLAPNERGWKDVFRVPGGQMLRVMGKFDGAYGRFMYHCHFLEHEDMGMMRPFVVMPKEALKFDHGAGHGGGHGDHDG; encoded by the coding sequence TTGACCGACATCATTGAGCGCGGCACGGAAGAGTCGCCGGATGCGGAAGTGGCCGGCAGGGAAGGCGTCGGCCCGGAAGCTGCCGGGGCGGAACCGGCGGGGACGGGTGCCGCCGACGGGGAACTGGCGCCGTTCGTCTCGCCGTTGACCGTCCCACCGGTTCTGCGGCCCGCATCCGCCGACGTGCCGGAGGAGACCGAGATCGCGCTGCGGCCGACGTGGGTGCGCCTGCACCCGCAGCTCCCGCCGACCCTGATGTGGGGGTATGACGGCTCGGTGCCGGGCCCCACCATCGAGGTGCGGCGCGGGCAGCGCGTCCGGATCGCATGGACCAACCGCATTCCGCAGGGCGAGTATCCCGTCACGGCCGTCGAGGCCCCGCGCGGCGACCCGCAGAAGGACCCGCCGCCCAACACCCTGCCGGGCCGCGGGGGCATCGAGCCGAACAAGGACGTGGCGGCGCTGCCCGCCTGGTCGGTGACGCATCTGCACGGCGCGCAGACGGGCGGCGGCAACGACGGCTGGGCGGACAACGCCGTGGGGTACGGAGACGCACAGCTCTCCGAGTACCCGAACGACCACCAGGCGGTGCAGTGGTGGTACCACGACCATGCCATGAACATCACGCGCTGGAACGTGATGGCGGGTCTGTACGGCACCTATCTGGTCAGGGACGACGAGGAGGACGCGCTGCAACTGCCCTGCGGCGAGCGGGAGATCCCGCTGCTCATCGCCGACAGGAACCTGGACACGGACGAGGGGGACGGCCGGCTGAACGGCCGCCTCCTGCACAAGACCACCATCGTCGACCCCAAAAACGCCGAGACGGGCAAGCCGGTCACCCTGCCCTTCTCGGGTCCCTACACGACGGTCAACGGCCGCATCTGGCCGTACGCGGACGTGGACCCGGCCTGGTACCGCTTCCGCCTGGTCAACGCGTCGAACGCCCGCATCTACGACCTCGTGCTCGTCGACGAGGACAACAACCCCGTGCGGGGCGTCCTCCACCAGATCGGCAGCGACGGCGGGCTCCTGCCGCGCCCCGTGCCCGTCGACTTCGAAGGGGCGCTGCCCACGCTCACCGTCGCCCCGGCCGAGCGCATGGACCTGCTCATCGACTTCCGGGAGCTCGCCGGGCAGCGGCTGCGGCTGGTCAACAAGGGGCGGGCGCAGCCGCCCGGCGTTCCCGACGTGGCGAACGACGTGCGCTATCCGCAGGTCATGGAGTTCCGGGTGGGCGAGTGCGCGGAGCCGGACACCTTCGAACTGCCGGAGGTCCTCTCGGGCTCCTTCCGCCCGCTCACGCACGACATCGCGCACGGCCACCGGCTGATCGTGCTCACCCCGCCCGCCACCAAGGGAGGCGGCGGCCACCCGGAGATCTGGGAGATGGCCGAGGTCGAGAAGCCGGGTGACGTCCAGGTGCCGACCGAGGGGATCATCCAGCTGCGCGGGGACGACGGCAAGGTCAAGACGTACCGAAGGATCGCCCGCACGTTCAACGACGGCCTCGGCATCACCATCGCCGAGGGCAGCCACGAACAGTGGACGTTCCTGAACCTCGCCGCGAACCCGCCGGTGCTGCACCCGATGCACATCCACCTGGCGGACTTCCAGCTCCTCGGCAGGGACACCTGCGACGTCTCGGGCTTCGACGTCACCATCGGCGGTACGCGCGCGCCCATCGCCGTCGACCCGCGGCGGCCCGCGCCGCTGGCCCCGAACGAGCGCGGCTGGAAGGACGTCTTCCGCGTGCCCGGCGGTCAGATGCTGCGCGTCATGGGCAAGTTCGACGGGGCGTACGGCCGCTTCATGTACCACTGCCACTTCCTGGAGCACGAGGACATGGGGATGATGCGGCCCTTCGTGGTGATGCCCAAGGAGGCCCTGAAGTTCGACCACGGCGCCGGGCACGGGGGTGGTCACGGGGACCACGACGGCTAG
- the cyc2 gene encoding germacradienol/geosmin synthase Cyc2 gives MTQPFELPHFYMPYAARLNPHLEEARAHSTRWARDMGMLEGSGIWEQSDLDAHDYGLLCAYTHPDCDGPALSLITDWYVWVFFFDDHFLDMYKRTQDTSAGKAHLDRLPLFMPMDLSTAVPEPRNPVEAGLADLWARTVPAMSRDWRRRFAESTEHLLNESMWELSNINEGRIANPVEYIEMRRKVGGAPWSAGLIEYATAEVPASVAGTRPLRVLMETFADAVHLRNDLFSYQREVQDEGELSNGVLVLETFFDCTTQEAADTVNDVLTSRLHQFEHTAATEVPAVALEKGLTPPEVAAVAAYTKGLQDWQSGGHEWHLRSSRYMNEGAAVAAPGSPLAGPTGLGTSGTDIASLLSAAGAERMRSFTHVPFQKVGPSRIPDLSMPFPLRLNPGLDTARQRITGWAHEMGILEEGVWDEDKLDAYDLPLCAAGLDPDGTQQALDLSTQWLVWGTYGDDYYPLVFGRRHDLAAAKLCTERLSACMTLAGEPAPVPVNAMERGLVDLWSRTTRDMTDRQRKVLRDAVDVMTESWVWEIFNQLHHRVPDPVDYLEMRRATFGADLTMSLCRMGHGPAVPPAVYRSGPVRSLENAAVDYAMLVNDIFSYQKEIEYEGEFHNGILVVQNFFGCDYPSALRVVHDLTTQRLRQFEHVCAHELPSLYEDFALSREGRAVMDGYVADLKNWMAGILNWHHGCRRYGAQDLAGRAHGFLPDRAPRGAPTSPLRMVSSGMEDSWNFGGAPGVF, from the coding sequence ATGACGCAGCCGTTCGAACTGCCGCACTTCTACATGCCGTACGCCGCGAGGCTCAACCCCCACCTGGAGGAGGCCCGCGCGCACTCCACCCGGTGGGCGCGGGACATGGGCATGCTGGAGGGTTCCGGCATCTGGGAGCAGAGCGACCTCGACGCGCACGACTACGGCCTGTTGTGCGCGTACACCCACCCCGACTGCGACGGCCCGGCGCTGTCGCTGATCACCGACTGGTACGTGTGGGTGTTCTTCTTCGACGACCACTTCCTGGACATGTACAAACGCACCCAGGACACGTCCGCGGGCAAGGCGCACCTCGACCGCCTGCCCCTCTTCATGCCCATGGACCTGTCGACCGCCGTGCCCGAGCCGCGCAACCCGGTGGAGGCGGGCCTCGCCGACCTGTGGGCGCGCACCGTGCCCGCGATGTCCAGAGACTGGCGCCGCCGCTTCGCCGAATCGACGGAGCACCTGCTCAACGAGTCGATGTGGGAGCTCTCCAACATCAACGAGGGCCGGATCGCCAACCCCGTCGAGTACATCGAGATGCGCCGCAAGGTCGGCGGCGCACCCTGGTCGGCGGGCCTCATCGAGTACGCGACGGCGGAGGTGCCCGCGTCGGTCGCGGGGACGAGGCCGCTGCGCGTGCTCATGGAGACCTTCGCCGACGCCGTCCACCTGCGGAACGACCTCTTCTCGTACCAGCGCGAGGTGCAGGACGAGGGCGAGCTCAGCAACGGAGTGCTCGTACTGGAGACCTTCTTCGACTGCACCACCCAGGAGGCGGCCGACACCGTCAACGACGTGTTGACCTCGCGCCTGCACCAGTTCGAGCACACGGCGGCGACCGAAGTACCCGCCGTCGCCCTGGAGAAAGGTCTCACCCCGCCCGAGGTGGCGGCCGTCGCCGCGTACACGAAAGGTCTTCAGGACTGGCAGTCGGGCGGCCACGAGTGGCATCTGCGCTCCAGCCGGTACATGAACGAAGGGGCGGCCGTCGCCGCCCCGGGTTCGCCGCTCGCCGGCCCCACTGGCCTCGGGACGTCGGGGACCGACATCGCGTCGCTGCTCTCCGCCGCCGGGGCGGAACGGATGCGGTCCTTCACGCACGTTCCCTTCCAGAAGGTGGGCCCTTCCCGCATCCCCGACCTGTCCATGCCGTTCCCGTTGCGGCTCAACCCCGGCCTCGACACCGCGCGGCAGCGCATCACCGGGTGGGCGCACGAAATGGGCATCCTGGAGGAGGGCGTCTGGGACGAGGACAAGCTCGACGCGTACGACCTGCCGCTGTGCGCCGCGGGTCTCGACCCGGACGGCACACAACAGGCACTCGACCTCAGCACGCAGTGGCTCGTATGGGGCACGTACGGCGACGACTACTACCCCCTCGTCTTCGGCCGCCGCCACGACCTCGCCGCCGCGAAGCTCTGCACCGAACGCCTCTCCGCCTGCATGACACTCGCCGGCGAGCCCGCCCCGGTACCCGTGAACGCCATGGAGCGCGGCCTCGTCGACCTGTGGTCGCGCACGACCCGCGACATGACCGACCGACAGCGCAAGGTGCTGCGCGACGCCGTCGACGTCATGACGGAGAGCTGGGTGTGGGAGATCTTCAACCAGCTGCACCACCGCGTGCCCGACCCGGTCGACTACCTGGAGATGCGCCGCGCCACGTTCGGCGCCGACCTGACGATGAGCCTGTGCCGGATGGGCCACGGGCCCGCCGTGCCGCCCGCGGTCTACCGCAGCGGCCCCGTCCGCTCCCTGGAGAACGCCGCCGTCGACTACGCCATGCTCGTGAACGACATCTTCTCGTACCAGAAGGAGATCGAGTACGAGGGCGAGTTCCACAACGGCATCCTCGTCGTGCAGAACTTCTTCGGCTGCGACTACCCGTCGGCGCTGCGCGTCGTCCACGATCTGACGACCCAGCGCCTGCGCCAGTTCGAGCATGTCTGCGCTCATGAACTGCCGTCCCTGTACGAGGACTTCGCGCTGTCGCGCGAGGGCCGCGCCGTCATGGACGGTTACGTCGCCGACCTGAAGAACTGGATGGCGGGCATCCTCAACTGGCACCACGGCTGTCGGCGCTACGGCGCGCAGGACCTGGCCGGGCGCGCGCACGGCTTCCTGCCCGATCGCGCGCCCCGCGGTGCTCCGACAAGCCCCCTTCGGATGGTTTCATCCGGAATGGAGGATTCGTGGAACTTCGGTGGGGCGCCGGGAGTCTTCTGA
- a CDS encoding tetratricopeptide repeat protein, with the protein MTTQTTKTRTDLSQAEQACAEGESALERGDTSAAENLFTRALRLAGVGDGGATEGDGRGGDGWGHDAQGDAHAVDAVDAGGPERGIDVGSDAYGVDAGGPACGSPGTGGPPHGPDTYDLGTGGPTGVPAAESHAADRNAGTLVHGPDAETDTDGLNAAAPVPGRDVERDAYGLGARGSTGGSDTDRGMYGPGAGSPTRGPATGNPAHSPLPEGAARVVARAWTGVGRVWLARGEGAGAEAEFARAHALRPSAAGPLHWLGCAAAHRGDLAAAERHLTASLACAVPHGRSLVQRAYVHARAGNPDSALGDLRAAASAGPLDDEARWLFAVLAGGSTREVALRLRRAALAALGGHDGDELRRRAAALLVAARGLDPGSWSSSPLYAVALVRGGYRAAAVALLDDAVRDDPSDHRVTHTLAVGLLNSGDAGSGSTWERCVAAWAALLHDAGFWAHVLESASRRYGVGVEPSLVPVLRAGLREALERCLPDDAGTRVALGPLLQREADAAKLLAAIGGFPAAGGGGAPLFCGPLRIAELGRSAEFGAFAAAWEQSFAIARTASASASVDARAQSFAAVSATSAEVEAETETGPEAGAEAEAEAEAETATATATATPSAASTSLTYAFSELGFARLLLGQDKAVDALAALSELRCPSCRARGGPGAGAVCEPACGRFDELNPGYAGVPDKHLRLSLDARGLALEARLSMGRSEMTSARPDFGAAAAYWRRALVHSREIDRYRETQTAIVDMALGAARAAHRDGRLSLAVSTLDATRSVIGANERGRLEGQLARVLADRGISVANDAEALLDRPAADLRRSVAFNPHLLRAQVSLGIVLRGLAAARWSSGSLSGARDTLREAVDQLTAALALFPDEPDLEELREAAVADLDHVMWQPDESEQ; encoded by the coding sequence GTGACGACGCAGACCACGAAAACGAGAACGGACCTGTCCCAGGCCGAACAGGCGTGCGCGGAGGGCGAATCGGCACTGGAGCGGGGCGACACGAGTGCCGCCGAGAACCTCTTCACGAGGGCGCTGCGGCTCGCGGGGGTCGGGGACGGCGGGGCGACCGAGGGCGATGGGCGGGGCGGCGATGGGTGGGGCCACGACGCCCAAGGCGACGCACACGCCGTGGACGCTGTGGACGCCGGGGGCCCTGAGCGCGGCATCGACGTCGGAAGTGACGCGTACGGCGTCGACGCGGGAGGCCCTGCGTGCGGCAGCCCCGGCACCGGAGGCCCCCCGCACGGCCCCGACACGTACGACCTCGGTACCGGTGGACCCACGGGCGTCCCCGCCGCCGAAAGCCACGCAGCCGACCGCAACGCGGGAACTCTCGTGCACGGGCCCGACGCCGAAACCGACACAGACGGCCTCAACGCGGCGGCCCCTGTGCCCGGGCGCGACGTCGAGCGCGACGCGTACGGTCTTGGCGCCCGAGGCTCGACGGGCGGGTCCGACACCGACCGTGGCATGTACGGCCCCGGTGCCGGAAGCCCCACGCGTGGGCCCGCCACCGGAAACCCCGCGCACAGCCCCCTCCCCGAGGGTGCCGCGCGGGTCGTCGCGCGGGCGTGGACCGGGGTGGGGCGGGTGTGGCTCGCTCGGGGGGAGGGTGCGGGTGCCGAGGCCGAGTTCGCGCGGGCGCACGCGCTGCGGCCCTCGGCGGCGGGCCCCTTGCACTGGCTGGGCTGCGCCGCCGCGCACCGCGGCGACCTCGCGGCCGCGGAGCGCCACCTCACCGCCTCCCTCGCCTGCGCGGTCCCGCACGGCCGCAGCCTCGTCCAGCGCGCCTATGTGCACGCCCGCGCGGGCAACCCCGACTCCGCCCTCGGCGACCTGCGGGCCGCGGCGTCGGCCGGGCCCCTGGACGACGAGGCGCGCTGGCTGTTCGCCGTCCTCGCCGGGGGCTCCACGCGCGAGGTGGCTCTGCGGCTGCGCAGGGCTGCCCTCGCGGCACTCGGGGGCCACGACGGCGACGAGCTCCGGCGGCGGGCCGCTGCGCTCCTCGTCGCCGCGCGGGGGCTCGACCCAGGGAGCTGGTCCTCCTCACCGTTGTACGCCGTGGCTCTGGTGCGTGGCGGGTATCGGGCCGCCGCCGTAGCTCTGCTGGATGACGCCGTCCGGGACGATCCCTCCGATCACCGGGTTACGCACACCCTTGCGGTGGGGCTTCTCAACTCAGGGGACGCGGGGAGCGGTTCGACTTGGGAGCGTTGTGTCGCCGCGTGGGCCGCGCTGCTGCACGACGCCGGTTTCTGGGCGCACGTCCTGGAATCCGCTTCCCGGCGGTACGGCGTCGGCGTCGAGCCCTCCCTCGTACCCGTGCTGCGCGCCGGGCTGCGCGAGGCGCTCGAACGGTGCTTGCCCGACGACGCGGGCACCCGTGTCGCCCTCGGGCCGCTGCTCCAGCGTGAGGCCGACGCGGCCAAGCTGCTCGCCGCCATCGGGGGCTTTCCGGCGGCGGGGGGCGGTGGAGCACCGCTGTTCTGCGGGCCCCTGCGCATCGCGGAGCTCGGCAGGTCGGCGGAGTTCGGCGCGTTCGCGGCCGCCTGGGAGCAATCCTTCGCGATCGCGCGGACGGCCTCAGCTTCAGCCTCAGTCGACGCGCGGGCGCAGTCCTTCGCGGCAGTCTCTGCCACCTCAGCCGAAGTCGAAGCCGAGACCGAAACCGGACCCGAAGCCGGAGCCGAAGCCGAAGCCGAAGCCGAAGCCGAAACAGCAACAGCAACAGCAACAGCAACCCCCTCAGCCGCCTCCACCTCCCTCACCTACGCCTTCTCCGAACTCGGCTTCGCCCGGCTCCTCCTGGGACAGGACAAAGCGGTCGACGCCCTCGCCGCCCTCTCCGAGCTGCGCTGCCCAAGCTGTCGGGCTCGCGGCGGGCCGGGGGCCGGGGCCGTCTGCGAACCTGCGTGCGGGCGCTTCGACGAGCTGAATCCCGGGTATGCCGGAGTCCCCGACAAACACCTCCGTCTGTCACTCGACGCGCGCGGGCTCGCGCTGGAGGCGCGACTCAGTATGGGTCGGTCCGAAATGACGTCCGCGCGGCCCGACTTCGGCGCGGCGGCCGCGTACTGGCGTCGCGCCCTCGTGCACAGCAGGGAGATCGACCGGTACCGCGAGACGCAGACCGCCATCGTCGACATGGCGCTCGGCGCGGCGCGGGCGGCGCATCGCGACGGGCGGCTGAGCCTCGCCGTGTCGACGCTCGACGCGACGAGGTCGGTGATCGGCGCGAACGAACGCGGGCGGCTCGAAGGGCAGTTGGCGCGCGTGCTCGCCGACCGCGGCATCTCCGTGGCCAACGACGCGGAGGCACTGCTCGACCGGCCCGCCGCCGACCTGCGCCGCTCCGTGGCGTTCAACCCGCACCTGCTGCGGGCGCAGGTCAGCCTCGGCATCGTGCTGCGCGGGCTCGCCGCCGCCCGCTGGAGCTCCGGCAGCCTGTCGGGGGCACGCGACACCCTGCGCGAGGCCGTCGACCAACTCACCGCCGCCCTGGCGCTCTTCCCGGACGAACCCGACCTGGAGGAGCTGCGGGAAGCCGCCGTCGCGGACCTCGACCACGTCATGTGGCAGCCCGACGAGAGCGAGCAGTGA